In one Ferroacidibacillus organovorans genomic region, the following are encoded:
- a CDS encoding transglycosylase domain-containing protein, translating into MSLRKKILISASIAVGFTALATGGIIFVLTTANFNPAKLDQGATSPTIVYDRYGHVAFTISPSGVRRVKLSQIPKMLQDALIATEDIRFYQNHGFDLRSTFRSLVQDILHRGTLQGASTITEQLAKMVYLTDNQSIKYKIQEIILGIEISRYYTKNQILDMYFNTANFNGATPGIENAAQIYFQKNVWQLNLPQCALLAGLPQAPTQYDPFLHPHAAMARRNIVLGQLLKYHFISHATYTKAIHSPLDLAKNPGVVADGVPPQYASYRDYLYEEANKIGIGARALQQGGYKIYTNLSPQLQMAAYQQFNNNAYFPPNMNGNVAQGGAAFLDPKTGGLLAIMGSRPSTYQYEGFDYATQTQRSPGSSIKPLVVYGPAIDTGKYNADSLLYDGPLNIGGYQPQDWESHPTINEHVTMRDALAMSWNIPAVWLLQQIGITTGLTFAERAGLHFQPQDFMHLDVALGDIHPGTNPLQMAEAYSAFDNNGQRIPAHAIERIVNAQGLTVYQAQSVPIQVMKPSTASQIVGLLQNNVVNGIAHLAGVAGRHVAGKTGSVAYLPPGYTYSPGDSDLWFCGFTPNVVGAIWEGFPNTSLQAYIPNWVGGSALPAELFSAIMTQGLAGTPAGSFTTPVNSSSTAPLMTLTGLTGSYSASQQGVSLSWNPLNGPVYYLVFRGGPSDRNLYYNRSIGKVTSPSYVDPIHVIGGHTYQVVAFNALTDHEIAVSPEIEVQITSSSLVGTGNTPPSSGSGTTAPGSGTTTTPSGSGTTTPGSGTTTTPSGSGTTAPGSGTTTTPSGSGTTTSGTGPASTVIPGTSTPAAPPAGALKPPPQGE; encoded by the coding sequence ATGTCGTTAAGAAAAAAAATTCTGATCAGCGCGTCGATCGCTGTCGGATTTACGGCATTGGCCACTGGCGGAATTATTTTTGTATTGACGACGGCAAACTTTAACCCTGCAAAGCTTGATCAGGGCGCTACAAGCCCAACCATCGTCTACGATCGTTATGGTCACGTCGCCTTTACGATTAGCCCATCGGGTGTGCGCCGTGTCAAATTATCACAAATTCCAAAAATGCTGCAAGACGCGCTGATCGCAACAGAAGATATCCGTTTTTATCAAAATCACGGGTTTGATTTGCGATCCACATTTCGCTCGCTCGTTCAAGATATTCTTCATCGCGGCACGCTCCAAGGCGCGAGCACGATTACGGAGCAGCTCGCAAAAATGGTGTATCTCACGGACAATCAGTCGATCAAGTACAAGATCCAAGAGATTATTCTTGGCATTGAGATCAGTCGCTATTACACCAAGAATCAAATTCTCGACATGTACTTTAATACGGCCAATTTCAACGGGGCGACTCCGGGCATTGAGAATGCTGCACAAATTTATTTTCAAAAAAATGTGTGGCAACTCAATCTTCCGCAGTGTGCGCTCTTGGCCGGGTTGCCACAGGCGCCTACACAGTATGATCCGTTTTTGCACCCGCATGCCGCCATGGCTCGCCGAAACATCGTGTTGGGGCAATTGCTGAAATATCACTTCATTTCACATGCAACCTACACCAAAGCCATTCATTCTCCACTCGATTTGGCTAAGAATCCAGGCGTTGTCGCAGATGGTGTGCCTCCGCAATATGCATCGTATCGAGATTATCTGTATGAAGAAGCCAATAAAATTGGCATTGGTGCGCGGGCGCTTCAGCAGGGTGGATACAAGATTTACACAAATTTATCCCCACAACTGCAGATGGCTGCGTATCAGCAGTTTAATAACAATGCGTATTTCCCACCAAACATGAACGGAAATGTCGCGCAAGGCGGCGCCGCGTTTCTCGATCCAAAAACAGGCGGACTTCTCGCGATCATGGGGAGTAGACCGTCAACCTATCAATACGAAGGTTTTGACTATGCGACACAGACACAGCGATCTCCTGGTTCGTCGATCAAACCGCTCGTTGTGTATGGACCAGCTATTGATACGGGCAAGTACAATGCTGATTCGCTCCTGTATGACGGCCCGCTCAATATCGGCGGGTATCAACCGCAGGATTGGGAGTCACATCCAACCATTAACGAGCATGTGACCATGCGCGATGCGTTGGCGATGTCATGGAATATTCCAGCCGTTTGGCTGCTACAGCAAATCGGCATCACGACAGGTTTGACTTTTGCAGAGCGAGCGGGTCTGCATTTTCAACCGCAAGATTTTATGCATCTTGACGTTGCACTCGGTGATATTCACCCTGGGACAAACCCTTTGCAGATGGCTGAAGCCTATTCAGCTTTTGACAACAATGGTCAACGGATTCCCGCGCACGCCATTGAGCGGATCGTTAACGCGCAAGGGTTGACTGTGTATCAGGCGCAAAGTGTGCCTATTCAGGTGATGAAGCCGTCCACTGCGTCGCAGATCGTAGGTTTGTTGCAAAACAACGTAGTCAATGGAATTGCCCACCTCGCAGGCGTGGCTGGACGCCATGTCGCTGGAAAGACGGGGTCCGTTGCGTATCTGCCACCGGGTTATACCTATTCGCCTGGTGATAGTGACCTGTGGTTCTGTGGATTTACGCCGAATGTCGTCGGCGCCATTTGGGAAGGCTTTCCTAATACATCCCTTCAGGCATACATACCTAACTGGGTTGGCGGGAGTGCCTTGCCTGCGGAACTTTTTAGCGCAATCATGACGCAGGGGCTTGCGGGAACACCGGCGGGTTCATTCACCACACCAGTCAATTCTTCAAGCACTGCTCCACTGATGACATTGACTGGACTTACAGGATCATATAGCGCAAGTCAACAAGGGGTTTCGCTCTCTTGGAATCCACTCAACGGACCTGTATACTATCTTGTGTTTCGCGGCGGTCCAAGCGATCGAAATTTGTACTACAATCGCTCGATCGGAAAAGTGACATCTCCGAGTTATGTGGATCCAATTCACGTAATTGGAGGTCACACCTATCAGGTGGTCGCATTTAATGCATTGACAGACCATGAAATTGCCGTTTCACCAGAAATTGAGGTGCAAATTACTTCGTCTTCATTGGTAGGCACAGGAAACACGCCGCCATCTTCGGGGTCTGGCACAACGGCACCTGGGTCAGGCACGACAACCACACCTTCGGGATCTGGCACAACGACACCTGGGTCAGGCACGACAACCACGCCTTCGGGATCTGGCACAACGGCACCTGGGTCAGGCACGACAACGACGCCTTCGGGATCTGGCACGACAACATCTGGAACCGGGCCTGCAAGTACAGTCATTCCAGGTACTTCAACGCCTGCCGCACCACCTGCCGGGGCGCTCAAACCCCCACCGCAGGGAGAATAG
- a CDS encoding class I SAM-dependent methyltransferase produces MTEVIFQELEKRGINLDATSRILEIGCGTGRTACEIARRFGCQVTGVDLRKSMIERALERALREGVSVHFFQVKPGPLPFFAQSFDFVLAESVAVFNPIFPLLREWKRVLAPHGSLIDLEMAASFALPDDALHAFKKLYGAVQVPTVMGWKKTYEKAGFSSVEVMRSGAIRGLHTPLAMPDPSTHTEAAYTREIIAIIQENQRVMMTYDQWLSYAMILARG; encoded by the coding sequence ATGACAGAAGTCATTTTTCAGGAACTTGAAAAACGTGGCATAAACCTTGACGCAACCTCTCGCATCCTTGAGATAGGCTGTGGTACAGGGCGGACTGCATGTGAGATCGCGCGCCGTTTTGGCTGTCAGGTCACTGGAGTAGACTTGCGCAAGTCAATGATCGAAAGGGCGCTTGAACGCGCACTACGCGAAGGGGTGTCTGTTCACTTTTTTCAGGTAAAGCCGGGTCCGCTCCCTTTTTTCGCGCAGTCCTTTGATTTTGTTTTGGCAGAATCCGTCGCTGTATTCAATCCAATATTCCCACTCCTAAGAGAATGGAAACGGGTTCTCGCACCTCATGGTTCGCTCATCGATCTTGAAATGGCTGCAAGTTTTGCACTCCCTGACGATGCGCTCCACGCCTTTAAAAAATTGTATGGGGCAGTTCAGGTCCCCACGGTCATGGGGTGGAAAAAAACATATGAAAAGGCAGGATTCAGCAGTGTTGAGGTGATGCGATCTGGCGCAATTCGCGGTTTGCATACACCGCTTGCCATGCCTGACCCATCGACGCATACGGAAGCCGCCTATACACGTGAAATCATCGCCATCATTCAAGAAAACCAAAGAGTGATGATGACTTACGATCAATGGTTGTCTTATGCAATGATTCTCGCGCGCGGTTAA